GTCGAGAGTCGGTAGATGGCGATCTATTCTATGGCGCCGCGTTCCCGATGGGACGCGGCGCTTCTAGCGTGCCGATCGCGGCGGGATCGACCTGTTACGCGAACGCAACCGGTCGCTCGCAGCACGTTTAGACGAGCGAAGCCTGCGCACCCCTCGCTCCCGTCAGCTCGGGTGTGCCTCCACCTCGGCCTCGGCATTGGTGTCGCGCCGCGTCTCGACGAGCCGCGCGGCGGCATCGATCGCCCAGCTTGCCACACGCTCGGAAAGCCAGCCGATCACCGCACCGGCCACGACGTCACTGGTGTAATGCGCGCCACGCGCGACCTGCACCGCACCTGCGGTTCCCGCCACGAGTTTCGCGACGCCCGCCGCCGCGGGCACCTCGCGCCCGATCGACTGCGCGATCGCGACCGCGCCGGCGGTGTGGCCGGACGGGAAGGCGTTCAGATCGGTATCTTCGGTCCCATGGCCTTTCTCCAGCACGGGGCTGGCACCCGCCACGTTCGGCCGCGCGCGATCTACCCCGGCCTTCAGCACGGTCTTCAATCCCGTGGCCAGCAGGTGGCTGCTCACCATACGTGCCCCGCTGCGCGCCAATGCCGGGCGGCGCAGCACCGCGCCGATCGCCAGCGTGCCGAGCCCGAGTGCCAGCAGCGGCGGCTCGTCAGTGGCCTTCGCGATCGGCGCAAGTGCGCGCATCGCTCCCATGGCGGCAAGTGCGCGCGCCGGACCGTGCGCGTCATGCTCGCGCTCGGCGGCCGCGCGCAATGCCTTCTTCTTCTTGCCCATCACGCTGCTCCGGTGGTTATCCGCGTGCCAACGACCCGCGCTGCCATTCGGTCCCGGTCACGACGCAGCGGTATAGGCGGCGAAGCGCTCGGACAGCACCATCCGTCCGTCGCGCCACACCTGCACCCCGCCCCCGCCCTTCGCCGGATCGACCGAGGCGAGCACGCGGTAGACATAGCCGCCGTTCGCGAACTGATAGACGCGCCGCCCGTCACGCTCGTCGACCAGCCGACCGCCGGCGATCGTCAGCGACGTGCGCGTATCGCGTCCGCCCCATGGCTGCTCGACGACCGGCAGGTCGGTGTCGTGGTTGTAGCTGTGATAGACGAAGCCGTCGCGATCGCTGCGCGTCACCTGGATCGAGCGCTTGCCGGTCACGCCCAGCACGCGCGTCTGCGGGGCGAAGCGGCAGCCGGTGGTGTCGCGGCCCCAGGTGACGGAAGTGACCGACGGCGTCGTCGCGCCGGGTTCGACCATGCCGGGATTGACCGCATGGACGTTGCCGACGTCGCGGCCGGCCTCGTTGGTCAGCGGATAATGGATCTGCCCCGCCCCGGGATCGCCTGCGCCGACCCGGACGCGCACCTGATAGCGGACGAGCCCGGGTTTCGACAGGCTGGTCAACGTCGCGGTCCGCTGCCGGTCGGGCGGCGAGAGCACCAGCACGCGATCGCGGTCGACCGAATCGCAGACGAACACCGCCGGCGTCCACGCACCGTCGCTCTCCAGCATCGAGATCGACCGCGGGCTCGACAATTGCGACCACGCCGGCCCGGCGACCGCCGCCGCCATGATCGCCGTCACCGCCACACCGCTCCACCACGTCCGCATCGCTTCCTCCGTTCCGTTTCGCGCGCGCCTGGGCTAGGCGCGCGTGGATGAACGATCCCACAACGATCCGCCGCCTGTACGGCCGGCGTCAGGGCCATGCATTGCGCGCCGGACAGGCGGCGCTGGTCGAGGAATTGCTGCCGCGCATCGCCGTCCCCGAACAGTGCGCGCTCGACGCGACACGGCTGTTCGGCGACGCGCGGCCGATGCAGGTCGAGATCGGTTTCGGCGCAGGCGAGCACCTCGCCGCACAGGCAGCCGCGGCGCCCGGCACCGGCTTCATCGGATGCGAGCCGTTCCTCAACGGCGTGGTCGGCGCGCTCGGCCATGTCCGCGACGGCGCGCTGGACAATGTCCGCATCCATATGGGCGACGCGCTTGAAGTGGTCGAGCGGCTACCCGACGCATCGCTGGAGCGGGTCTATCTGCTGCATCCCGATCCCTGGCCCAAGGCGCGGCATGCCAAGCGCCGGATGATGAACCACGGTCCGCTCGATCTGATCGCCTCCAAGCTGAAGGCGGGCGCGGAGTTCCGGCTGGGCACGGACGACCCCACCTATTGCCGCTGGTCGATGATGGTGATGAACCAGCGGCGCGATTTCGACTGGCAAGCGAGCGGCCCGCACGATTTCCAGGAACGCCCGGCGGACTGGCCAGAGACGCGCTACGAACGCAAGGCGCGGCGGCACGGGCACGAAGTGTGGTATTTCAGGTACGTCCGCGTCTGATCGATCGTTAATTCTTAATGCTTCGTTAACCTCTTCATGTAAGATCCCGTTAAGGCCGGCCTTCCGCGATCGGTCGACGAAAGGGAGAAACATGAAAAAGCTGCTTCTGACCGGCCTGGCGCTTCTGACCGCCGCCGTCACCAACCCCGCAATCGCCGCGCCGTCCTTGGGTGACGTGGTGACTTGCGGGGCGCTCAACCTCGAGTGTCCCGAGGATCCGTTCGTGAAGGTCGGAGCAGGTGCAGAGTTCGGGCTGTCCTTCGGCGAGTTCGGCATCATCCTGCTGGCGGACTTCGCCACCGGTTCGCTGACGCTCAGCAACGCCAACAACTCGGACTTGCCGGACGGTTTCGAGTTGCTGCCGGAAACCTTCGTACAATTCCGCGGCGATACCGTGCCGTTCACCTCGGTGTCGCTCGGCGCGACGAACGGCGTCTCCAACTTCGATGCATCGAAGCTGACGCTGGATGACGACGGATTCCTGACCCTGGACCTGTCCGGTGTTTCGTTCCTGCCCAACGGGTCGTTGCAGGTGCAGATCGACCAGACCGCTGCGGTGCCGGAACCGACGACCTGGGCGCTGATGATCCTCGGCTTCGGCGTTGTCGGTCATGCGCTGCGTCGCCGCAAGGTCGCCGCGCCGCGCGTCGCGCTCGCCTGACCTTCCGCGACCGACCGCTGCTGAAACTGTCCTGTTTGTAACGGGACTATCGTGATGGCACGCCTATCTTCTCCCGATCCACCAAGGAGAGAGAAGATGCGTCCCATCATCGCCGCCACATTGGCCGCTACCGTCCTCATGGCCGCGCCCGCCTCGGCCAAAGGGTGCCTGCGCGGTGCGGCTGCCGGCGGGGTCGCCGGGCATATGATGGGCAAGGGCCACGGACTGGCCGGCGCAGCCGCGGGCTGCATGGTCGCGCACCATCATTATGCGAAAAAGGCCGCGGCAGCGCGCAAGCACTGATGACGACGACGCCCGCCCGCCGCGGCGGGCGTCACCCGCGCCCGGCGAGCGCCGAGAGCAGCAAGGTCAGCGCGCCGAGCCCGCCCGACAACAAGTGGCGCAAGCGTCGCCAGGCCGGCACCTCGCCCATCAGCGATCCGACCGCACGGTCGCCGAGCGGACTGGCGAGCAAAGCCACCGCCAGCACCGCCAGCGCTGTCACCGGTGATGCCGCCCCCAACACGGCCGCCACGATCGCGCCCCAGGCGATCAGGCTCGGCGCGACCGCCAGTGCGTAGGGCCACCACCGCGCATCGCTGCGGCACAGCGCCTGCATCCACCACATCCCGCCGAGGAACGACAGGATCAGCGCGGCATAGCCGCCGCCGACCACCGCCGCCGCCATCCGCGCGTCTGCCCGCGCGAGCGCCAGCAATACGCAAGCGACCTGCGGCAACAAGCCCGCACCACCAAGTGCCAGCGGCGGGGCACGCAAGCGGATGTCGCTCACCGCTCAGATCGCCTGCGGAGTCGCCGGCACGGCGCCGACCGGCACCTCCTCGCCGCGCGAATAGGTGCCGACCAATATGCCGGCGGCAAGCACCCGGCCACGGATCGCCTCCAGCAGGTCGCTGCGCCCGGGATTGACGTCCACCGGCGCGGCTTCGCTCAGCGCGAAGAGCTGGAAGACATAGTCGTGGCTGCCGTGGCCGGTCGGCGGATCGGGTGGAAGCCAGCCTTCCTGGCTGTAGCTGTTGCGCCCGACATCCGATCCGTCGAACCGACCATGGCCGTCCGGTGCGATCGCACCTTCGGGCAGCGCACCGTCTTCAGGCGGCAGGTTCCATACCACAGCATGGACGAGCGGATTGGGGGCCGGGGCGTCCGGATCCTCCACCAGCAACGCCAGCGCCGCCGTACCCGCGGGCACGCCGCGCCATGCAAGTGGCGGCGACACGCCCTCGCCATCCGCGGTGAAGCGCTCGGGCAACCGCGCACCGTTCGCGAATGCGATGCTGCTCACTTCGAGCCGCGCGTCGCCGGCGACGATCCCGTCCTGCACGATCGCCAGCTTGGCGTGGCCCGCGCGGACGTTGTGCATCAGGCTGCCGAGCCAGTGCGGCACGTGTTCGAGCATCAGCTTCTCTCCCAAGGCGGTGACCGCCGGCCTCGCAAGAGGCCGGCGATCGGATTCACGCGAGCGTGCGGACGTTCGGCTCACGATCCCAGTAACGCTGCTTGGCGGCGTCGACGAACGCCTCCAGGTCGGTGACGCCAGCATCGGGTTCGACGCCGGCCTTGTCGAGCAGCGGCTTCGCGGCGTCGTTGTGGCCGATCGCCTTCAGGTGTCCGAAGGCGTCCATCACCCATTGCACCGCCGCGCCTTCCTTCACCAGTTTCGCGCAGGCCGGCGCCGCCAGGATCACCGCGCAGGCATCGACCGTGACCGAGGGTTGGCCGAACAGCTGCGCATCCGCCTGTACCGTCGTGCCGTCCGACAGCGGCACCGCGCCGACCTTGGGCGCGATCGTCAGCGGATGGCCGCCCGCCGCCTTCACCGCCGCGATCGTCGTCTCGAACTCCTCGCGATCGGTGCCGTCGGCGAACAGGATGCCTACGGTGCGGCCCTCCAGCGTGTGCTTCTCCAGCGGGCCGCGCACGATGCGCAATGCCGGCGACGGCGCCATGTCGAGCACCGGGGCGCTGGTCGGCGCGGCCGCCGGCAACTTCATCGCGAGGCCATCGGCGACGCGCTGCGCAAGTTCCTCGTCGACGTTGCGCAGGTTGGAAAGCTGCGTGGTGCGGATGTGCGGGAGCGAGACCTTGCTCAACTCGAACACGAATGCCGAGGCGATGTGCGCCTGCTCGGCCTTGTCCATCGATCGCCAGAACAGTCGCGCCTGCGAATAATGGTCGGCGAAGCTCTCTGCTCGGATGCGAAGCTTCTGCCCGGCTTCCTCGGCCGGGAACGTCTTGAAGCCGTTCGGATCCTCGCGCGGGCCACCGGCTTCGCCGGCCAGGTGCAGGCTGTTCGGCTCGTAATTGGCGCGGCCCTTGGGCACTTGCATCTGCATATGCCCGTCGCGCTGCATGTTCATGAACGGACAGCCTTCGCGGCCCTTCGCCTGATTGATCGGCAGCTGATGCCAGTTGGTCGAACCCAGCCGCTTGATCTGCGTGTCCTGATAACTGAACAGCCGGCCCTGCAGCAGCGGATCGTTCGAATGATCGATGCCCGGCACCATGTGGCTGGGGCAGAAGGCGACCTGCTCCGTCTCGGCGAAGAAATTGTCGGGATAGCGATCGAGCACCATCTTGCCGACGATCCGGACCGGCAGGACTTCCTCGGGGATGATCTTGGTTGCGTCGAGCACGTCATACGGCTGGCTGTTCGCGAATTCCTCGTCGAACAACTGCACGCCCAGATCCCATTCGGGATAGTCGCCGCGCCCGATCCGCTCGAAGAGGTCGCGGCGCTGGAAATCGGGATCGGCGCCGGCGATCTTCACCGTCTCGTCCCAGATCGTCGAGGCGAGCCCGGCGCGCGGCTTCCAGTGGAACTTGACGAAGGTGCTCTTGCCCTCCGCGTTGACGAAGCGGAAGGTGTGGATGCCGAACCCCTCCATCGTCGCAAAGCTGCGCGGCAGCGTGCGGTCCGACATCGCCCACATGATCATGTGGGTGGATTCGGGCATCAACGAGATGAAATCCCAGAACGTATCGTGCGCGGTCGCCGCCTGCGGATAACCGCGATCGGCCTCCATCTTGGCGGCATGGATCAGGTCGGGGAACTTCATCGCGTCCTGGATGAAGAAGACCGGGATGTTGTTGCCGACCAGATCCCAATTTCCCTCGCGCGTGTAGAATTTCACGGCGAAACCACGCACGTCGCGCGGCGTATCGACCGAGCCCGCGCCGCCGGCGACGGTCGAGAAGCGCGTGAACACCTCGGTGCGCTGGCCCTTCTTGCCGAACAGGTCCGCACGGGTGATGTCGGCCAGGCTGTCGGTGCACTCGAAGTAACCGTGGGCGGCCGAACCGCGCGCATGGACGATCCGCTCCGGGATGCGCTCATGGTCGAAGTGGTTCATCTTCTCGCGATAGACTTCGTCCTCCAGCAGCACCGGCCCGCGCGCGCCGACCTTCAGCTGGTTCTGGTTGTCCGACACCGGCATGCCGTGGTTGGTGGTCAGCACCGGATGATCGGCATCCGTAATCTGATGCGTCTCGCCGCCGTTGCCGGCAGGGCGGGTGATGGTATCGGTCATGCAGAATCCTCGCGCTCGAGACCGGCCGGCATCGGCCCGCGCTCTCGCGAAGATGAAAGGGCTGGCGAGGCGGTGCGGTTCCGCAGGAAAGCGACTCATTCACACCAGTGTCACGCCCGGTAAAGTCTGCGTTTACGTACCTGGGCTAGGCCCACGGGCATGACGATGGCCTTCCGCGCCCTGCCTGCAACGATCACGACCGGGCGATCGGGGGACGTCGTCGCCGCCGATTGGGCGACCGACGCCAGCAAGCTGCCGCGCGACGCGGCGCTGCTCGATGCGGTCACGCTGCTGCGCGCGACACCCGACGTGCGGATGATCGCGATCGTCGATGCGCACGACCGTCCGTGCGGCGCGCTGCTGGAGCGCGACATGCGCGCGCTGCTGTTCAGCCCGTTCGGCCACGCGCTGCTCAGCAATCGCGGGCTGTCGATGGGCGTAGCGGGCAAGATGCTGCCATGCCCGACGGTCGAGATCGGGATGCCGGCCTTCGCGGCGCTGACCGCATGGCGCGCGATCGCGAACGCCGAGGGACTGATCCTGACGCGCGCCGGGCGCTTCGCCGGGATCGTCGATCAGCCGCGCCTGTTGCGGATCGCCGCCGAGCAAGCCGGGCGGACGCAGGCGGCGGAGCGGGAGCGCGCGGCGCGTATCGAGCACGCCGCCCTTGGCTTTCGCGAACGCGGTCGCGCGATGATCGACGGACTGGGCGAGGTCTCGCGCCACGTCGACACCGCCTCGCAGCGGATCGCCGACCGCGCCGCCGTGATCGACACCCGCACCGGCGCGGTGGCGATCGCGACCGGCGGTGCGGCAATGAATCTTCAGGCGATCGCCGCGCGGGCGCAGGACTTCGCAGGCGCGCTCGACGCGGTGGAGCAACGGATGCGCGCCGCCGAGGAGGCGACCTGCCGGGCGGTGACGCGCACCCGGTCGAGCGCGCAACAGATCGCCGCGCTGACGCAAGCTGCGGAGGCGATCGCCGCCGTGAGCGCGCAGATCGACACGATCGCGCAGCAGACCGGGATGCTCGCGCTCAACGCCGCGATCGAATGCGCGCGAACGGGGAATGCCGGGCTCGGCTTCACCGCGGTCGCGGGCGAGGTGAAGGCGCTCGCCACGCAGACCCGCACCGCCGCGCGCGGGATCGCCGGCCATGTCGCACACATCCGTACCGCGATCGCGACGGTGTCGGACGGGCATTCCGGGATCGCGGACGCGGTCGGCGCGATGGAGCAGCTGTCCGCCAGCGTGATCGCGGCAGTGCGCGATCAGGGCGCCGTCGGACGCGAGATCGGCGCCAACGTCGCCGAGGCAAGCGTCGCCGCCACCGAAATCGAGGGCAACGTCGCCGACATGCTCGATCGCGCGCAGGAAGCCGGCGACGATGCCGCGGCGATGCGCGCGCTCGCCGAGCGGCTGGCGGCGCTCGCCGCCGCGGCGGAGGCCGGCATCACCGGGTTCCTGGGCGAGCTTGATGCGCCGCCCTGGCCGGCAGACATCGCGCAGGAAGACCTACAATCCAGCGCCACCGTCCTCGTGGCCGACGCGGGACCCGCCCGGATCCGCGATCACGGTCAGCCCCGATGATCCTGCACGTCGGCCAGCAGCGCCCGCACCTTCGACGCCAGCCCTTCCATCGTGAACGGTTTCGTGAGCAGCGCCACGTGCGGGTCCAGCTGTCCGCTGCCGATCACCGCATTCTCGGCATAGCCGGTGATGAACAGCACGCGCAGCGTCGGGAAGCGCGTCAGCGCCGCGTCCGCCACCTGCCGGCCGTTCATCGCGCCCGGCAGACCCACGTCGGTGACCAGCAGGTCCGGCTGGATGCCGCTGTCCAGGATACGCACCGCCGCGGCGCCGTCGCCCGCCTCAAGCACGGTATAGCCGAGTTCGTCGAGCACCTCGATCACCAGCATCCGCACGGTCGGTTCGTCATCGACCACCAGCACCGTCGGCAGCCCCAGCGAGGGCGGTGCGCGGTCGAGCGGCAACGTCGCCTCTTCCTCGTCGCTGGGCGCGCCATGATGCCGCGGCAGGTAGATGCACACCGTCGTGCCCGCGTCCGGCTCGCTATAGATTCGCACCTGCCCGCCTGACTGGCGCGCGAAGCCGTAGATCATCGACAGGCCGAGCCCGGTGCCCTCGCCCTGTGGCTTCGTGGTGTAGAACGGGTCGAAGGCGCGCGCCTGCACCTCCGGTGTCATGCCGGTGCCGGTGTCGCTGACGCATAGCGAGAGATACTGGCCCGGTGGCAAGTCGCGCGGGCGCGCGGCACGCTCATCCAGCCAGCGATTGGCAGTCTCGATCGTCACGCGCCCGCCCTCGGGCATCGCGTCGCGCGCGTTGATGCACAGGTTGAGCAGCGCATTCTCGAGCTGGTTTGGATCGACCAGCGTGTTCCACAGCCCGGCAGTGCCGACCACCTCCAGCGCGATCCCCGGCCCCAGGGTACGGTGGATCAGTTCCTCCATTCCCGCCACCAGCCGGTTCACGTCGGTGGGGCGCGGATCGAGCGTCTGGCGACGGGAAAAGGCGAGCAGCCGGTGCGTGAGCGCCGCCGCACGCCGCGTGGCGCCCTGCGCGGCGACCACGTAGCGATCCAGTTCGCCGATCCTCCCCTGCGACACGCGGATCTGCATCATCTCCAGCGCGCCGGAGATGCCGGTCAGCAAGTTGTTGAAATCGTGCGCCAGCCCGCCGGTCAGCTGCCCGACCGCCTCCATCTTGTGCGCCTGCCGCAATTGCTCCTCGACCGCCATCAGCGCGGCGGTACGGGTCTCGACCTCCTGCTCAAGTCGCTCGTTGAGGTCGGCCAGTTCGCGTTCCGCACGGCGGCGTTCGACCGCGTGGCGCGTCCGCTCCGCCACCTCGCGAACGAAGGCCAGTTCCTCCTCTAGCCACTCGCGTGGCTCGGCATGGTTGAGATAAAGGAGTGCGACGAACCCGCCTTGTTCGGTCACCGGCATGTTGATGAACGACATCGCCGCCAATTGCCGCAGCCCATCCGCGGTATCGCGGGTGCGGTCGTCCTCGCGCACGTCGCCGATCGCCACCGTCACGCCGCGCTTCAGGTCCTCGATGTAGCTGCCGTAATCGCGGAAGTGCAGCACGCCCGGCAACGGGGCGACGCCCTCGGCACAGAAGGCGCGCTCGGTGGTGATCGTCTCCGCGACCGGATCGACGATGCCGTAGCCGGCGCGGCTGACCTCCAGCGTGGCGCCCAGCACGCGCGCCGCCGCCAGCGCGAGATCGCCCGCGTCACCCGGTTCGCGCAATCGGTCGCCCAACTCGACCAGCGCCGCCAGCCGCAATTCGGCCCGCTTGCGCATGTCGACGTCGAAGCTGATCCCCGGAAAATGCGTCACGCGGCCATCTTCGTCGCGATCGACCCGACCTTGCGCCGCCACCCAGCGCCATCGGCCGCCCGCATGGACCCGATACTCCTCCTCGAACGGGTCGCCGGTCGCGAGGCTGTGCGCGATCGCCGCCTGCACGCCGGGCAGGTCGGCCGGCGCGATCCCTTCGAAGAACGCGGCGATCGGCGCCCCGGCCACGGCCTGCGCCGGATCGACGCCATATAGCTGCGCGAAGCCCGCGTCGGAGGTGACGCGGTCCGCGATGATATCCCAGTCCCACCGGCCAACGGCCGGGGCATCGGGCAAGTAACGTGGTGATAGCGAAGGATTGTCGGACATAGCCGGAGGCGAACGCGACACGGCATCGTCGGTTGCGCGCAATCGCGCACCTGCCGTCGGCTTGACTTTTGTGCCGCGATCGGCCATTTGGCACGGTATCGAGGCGTTGGCAGCGTGATCGGACCTTATGGTCCCGGCTCCGCCTCGGTCGTTTTTCACGGGCTTCCCAAGTCACGCGGGGTGTCGATCTTCCCCGCCACTCGTGCGTCCGATGACGTGCGGGTCGCGCCTGTACAGGATAGTTTTCATGTCTTTCGCTCATCTCGGCCTCGCTGAGCCGCTCGTCCGCGCCCTTGAAGCCAAGGGTTATACCGAGCCTACGCCGATCCAGCGCGACTCGATCCCGACGTTGCTGGAGGGCCGCGACCTGCTCGGCATTGCGCAGACCGGCACCGGCAAGACCGCGGCATTCGTGCTGCCGTCGATCCAGCGCCTGAACGATGCCGGCAAGAAGGTATTGCCGACGCACTGCCGGATGCTGGTGCTCGCCCCGACCCGCGAACTGGCCAGCCAGATCGCCGAGTCGGCGCGCGGCTACGGTCAGTTCTCCCGGATGTCGGTCGCGACCGTGTTCGGCGGGACCAGCATCAACAAGAACCGTGCCGACATGAGCCGCGGCGTCGACATCCTCGTCGCCACGCCGGGCCGGCTGATCGATTGCGTCGAGCAGGGTTACATCAACCTGTCCATGATCGAGATCCTGGTGCTGGACGAGGCCGACCAGATGCTCGACCTCGGCTTCATCCACGCGCTCAAGAAGATCGTGCGAATGGTGCCGCGCAAGCGCCAGACGTTGTTCTTCTCGGCGACGATGCCGGTCGCGATTCGCGATCTGGCGTCGCAATTCCTCATCGATCCGGCCACCGTCTCGATCAAGCCCGCAGCGACCACCGCGGAGCGCGTCGATCAGTCGGTGATCTTCTGCAATCAGTCCGAAAAGCAGGCGCTGCTGACGATCCTGTTGCGCGACATGCCGGTCGATCGCGCACTGGTGTTCACCCGCACCAAGCACGGCGCCGATCGCGTCGTGAAGCTACTGGCCGGCAACGGCGTCGCCGCCAATGCGATCCACGGCAATAAGAGCCAGCCACAGCGCGAGCGGGCACTGGGGCTGTTCAAGTCCGGTGAAGTGCCGATCCTGGTCGCCACGGACATCGCCGCACGCGGCATCGACGTGTCGGGCGTCAGCCACGTCTTCAACTTCGAACTGCCGAACGTCGCCGAGCAATACGTGCACCGTATCGGTCGCACCGCGCGCGCCGGCCGCAGCGGCGAAGCAATCGCCTTCTGCGCGGACGAGGAGCGTCCGTACCTCAAGGACATCGAGA
The genomic region above belongs to Sphingomonas phyllosphaerae 5.2 and contains:
- a CDS encoding YbhB/YbcL family Raf kinase inhibitor-like protein; this translates as MLEHVPHWLGSLMHNVRAGHAKLAIVQDGIVAGDARLEVSSIAFANGARLPERFTADGEGVSPPLAWRGVPAGTAALALLVEDPDAPAPNPLVHAVVWNLPPEDGALPEGAIAPDGHGRFDGSDVGRNSYSQEGWLPPDPPTGHGSHDYVFQLFALSEAAPVDVNPGRSDLLEAIRGRVLAAGILVGTYSRGEEVPVGAVPATPQAI
- a CDS encoding DEAD/DEAH box helicase, with the protein product MSFAHLGLAEPLVRALEAKGYTEPTPIQRDSIPTLLEGRDLLGIAQTGTGKTAAFVLPSIQRLNDAGKKVLPTHCRMLVLAPTRELASQIAESARGYGQFSRMSVATVFGGTSINKNRADMSRGVDILVATPGRLIDCVEQGYINLSMIEILVLDEADQMLDLGFIHALKKIVRMVPRKRQTLFFSATMPVAIRDLASQFLIDPATVSIKPAATTAERVDQSVIFCNQSEKQALLTILLRDMPVDRALVFTRTKHGADRVVKLLAGNGVAANAIHGNKSQPQRERALGLFKSGEVPILVATDIAARGIDVSGVSHVFNFELPNVAEQYVHRIGRTARAGRSGEAIAFCADEERPYLKDIEKVTRQKIPVSELPEDFLHQAEQLKAQRVKTIGADPAPREERPRGQRGPARPKASHAPRATPGSAQGGRNYANASAGGGGARRSRGGRGGGGGGGGGRGRGGATAAQ
- a CDS encoding phosphatase PAP2 family protein, with the translated sequence MGKKKKALRAAAEREHDAHGPARALAAMGAMRALAPIAKATDEPPLLALGLGTLAIGAVLRRPALARSGARMVSSHLLATGLKTVLKAGVDRARPNVAGASPVLEKGHGTEDTDLNAFPSGHTAGAVAIAQSIGREVPAAAGVAKLVAGTAGAVQVARGAHYTSDVVAGAVIGWLSERVASWAIDAAARLVETRRDTNAEAEVEAHPS
- the trmB gene encoding tRNA (guanine(46)-N(7))-methyltransferase TrmB codes for the protein MNDPTTIRRLYGRRQGHALRAGQAALVEELLPRIAVPEQCALDATRLFGDARPMQVEIGFGAGEHLAAQAAAAPGTGFIGCEPFLNGVVGALGHVRDGALDNVRIHMGDALEVVERLPDASLERVYLLHPDPWPKARHAKRRMMNHGPLDLIASKLKAGAEFRLGTDDPTYCRWSMMVMNQRRDFDWQASGPHDFQERPADWPETRYERKARRHGHEVWYFRYVRV
- a CDS encoding methyl-accepting chemotaxis protein — protein: MAFRALPATITTGRSGDVVAADWATDASKLPRDAALLDAVTLLRATPDVRMIAIVDAHDRPCGALLERDMRALLFSPFGHALLSNRGLSMGVAGKMLPCPTVEIGMPAFAALTAWRAIANAEGLILTRAGRFAGIVDQPRLLRIAAEQAGRTQAAERERAARIEHAALGFRERGRAMIDGLGEVSRHVDTASQRIADRAAVIDTRTGAVAIATGGAAMNLQAIAARAQDFAGALDAVEQRMRAAEEATCRAVTRTRSSAQQIAALTQAAEAIAAVSAQIDTIAQQTGMLALNAAIECARTGNAGLGFTAVAGEVKALATQTRTAARGIAGHVAHIRTAIATVSDGHSGIADAVGAMEQLSASVIAAVRDQGAVGREIGANVAEASVAATEIEGNVADMLDRAQEAGDDAAAMRALAERLAALAAAAEAGITGFLGELDAPPWPADIAQEDLQSSATVLVADAGPARIRDHGQPR
- a CDS encoding DUF3429 domain-containing protein, whose protein sequence is MSDIRLRAPPLALGGAGLLPQVACVLLALARADARMAAAVVGGGYAALILSFLGGMWWMQALCRSDARWWPYALAVAPSLIAWGAIVAAVLGAASPVTALAVLAVALLASPLGDRAVGSLMGEVPAWRRLRHLLSGGLGALTLLLSALAGRG
- a CDS encoding PEPxxWA-CTERM sorting domain-containing protein — encoded protein: MKKLLLTGLALLTAAVTNPAIAAPSLGDVVTCGALNLECPEDPFVKVGAGAEFGLSFGEFGIILLADFATGSLTLSNANNSDLPDGFELLPETFVQFRGDTVPFTSVSLGATNGVSNFDASKLTLDDDGFLTLDLSGVSFLPNGSLQVQIDQTAAVPEPTTWALMILGFGVVGHALRRRKVAAPRVALA
- a CDS encoding catalase; its protein translation is MTDTITRPAGNGGETHQITDADHPVLTTNHGMPVSDNQNQLKVGARGPVLLEDEVYREKMNHFDHERIPERIVHARGSAAHGYFECTDSLADITRADLFGKKGQRTEVFTRFSTVAGGAGSVDTPRDVRGFAVKFYTREGNWDLVGNNIPVFFIQDAMKFPDLIHAAKMEADRGYPQAATAHDTFWDFISLMPESTHMIMWAMSDRTLPRSFATMEGFGIHTFRFVNAEGKSTFVKFHWKPRAGLASTIWDETVKIAGADPDFQRRDLFERIGRGDYPEWDLGVQLFDEEFANSQPYDVLDATKIIPEEVLPVRIVGKMVLDRYPDNFFAETEQVAFCPSHMVPGIDHSNDPLLQGRLFSYQDTQIKRLGSTNWHQLPINQAKGREGCPFMNMQRDGHMQMQVPKGRANYEPNSLHLAGEAGGPREDPNGFKTFPAEEAGQKLRIRAESFADHYSQARLFWRSMDKAEQAHIASAFVFELSKVSLPHIRTTQLSNLRNVDEELAQRVADGLAMKLPAAAPTSAPVLDMAPSPALRIVRGPLEKHTLEGRTVGILFADGTDREEFETTIAAVKAAGGHPLTIAPKVGAVPLSDGTTVQADAQLFGQPSVTVDACAVILAAPACAKLVKEGAAVQWVMDAFGHLKAIGHNDAAKPLLDKAGVEPDAGVTDLEAFVDAAKQRYWDREPNVRTLA